From Paenibacillus sp. PK3_47, the proteins below share one genomic window:
- a CDS encoding carboxylesterase/lipase family protein — MTGPVAATQYGKLQGAHSDGVNVWRGVPFAAPPAGSLRFRAPQPPEPWSGVREALEFAPVSHQPASTSSIRFGGTTPVYSEDCLYLNVWSPESEDTLLPVMVWIHGGTFITGAGSQPMFDGAEMAKKGKVIVVTVNYRLGPFGFLHLSPLGRDLASNAGLLDQIAALKWVQGNIAAFGGDPGRVTVFGESAGSMSIAALLAMPAAKGLFSGAIMQSGAAQSLTGAQGEEISKALLAELGLGGGSDLALLDTLPAEQIMAAAGRMAYKLSGGSMGMFFQPVIDPATLPAEPEQAVADGAASGIPLLIGTNLHEGSLFFREGQGGQFEQSLKALELMLGTGDLTEIAAPYPKSWEGQAELMTDLYFWDHSIAFAQKQLPHAPVWMYRFDWTIPGHPLLGKAVHGAEIYYVFNTLPLLRLYGVTITPAMEAVAEIMQHAWTSFAHRGEPSVPGLDWPQYECGTRATLIIDEETRIVPDPDQEKRSRLLSAAAD; from the coding sequence ATGACAGGACCCGTTGCAGCAACACAATACGGAAAGCTTCAGGGAGCTCACAGTGACGGGGTTAACGTCTGGCGGGGAGTACCTTTTGCGGCGCCGCCTGCAGGCAGTCTGCGTTTTCGTGCGCCGCAGCCGCCGGAGCCGTGGAGCGGGGTGAGGGAAGCGCTGGAGTTCGCTCCGGTCAGCCATCAGCCTGCAAGCACGAGCAGCATCCGCTTTGGCGGTACCACACCAGTCTACTCGGAAGACTGTCTGTATCTCAATGTCTGGTCTCCGGAGTCAGAAGATACGCTGCTTCCGGTAATGGTATGGATTCACGGCGGAACCTTTATTACGGGAGCAGGGAGCCAGCCGATGTTTGACGGTGCGGAAATGGCCAAAAAAGGTAAAGTCATCGTCGTAACGGTGAATTACCGGCTGGGGCCGTTCGGGTTCCTCCATCTGTCTCCGCTTGGCAGAGACCTGGCTTCTAATGCAGGCCTGCTGGATCAAATAGCCGCACTGAAATGGGTACAGGGCAATATCGCTGCTTTTGGCGGAGATCCCGGACGGGTGACGGTCTTCGGGGAGTCGGCAGGGAGCATGAGCATTGCTGCGCTGCTCGCCATGCCTGCTGCGAAGGGGCTGTTCTCAGGGGCGATTATGCAGAGCGGTGCCGCCCAGAGCTTAACAGGAGCGCAAGGGGAAGAGATCAGCAAAGCGCTGCTGGCAGAACTCGGTCTCGGGGGCGGCAGCGATCTGGCGCTGCTGGACACGCTTCCGGCAGAGCAGATTATGGCAGCCGCAGGCCGCATGGCTTATAAGCTGTCCGGCGGCAGCATGGGCATGTTCTTCCAGCCGGTCATTGACCCGGCAACCCTGCCGGCGGAGCCGGAACAAGCTGTTGCGGACGGAGCGGCAAGCGGAATTCCGCTGCTGATCGGCACTAATCTTCACGAAGGCAGCCTGTTCTTCCGGGAAGGGCAGGGCGGGCAGTTTGAGCAGTCGCTCAAAGCGCTGGAGCTGATGCTGGGAACGGGAGATCTGACAGAGATTGCCGCCCCTTATCCGAAATCCTGGGAAGGACAGGCAGAGCTTATGACAGACCTGTATTTCTGGGACCATTCCATCGCTTTTGCACAGAAGCAGCTGCCGCATGCGCCTGTCTGGATGTACCGGTTCGACTGGACCATTCCCGGACATCCGCTGCTGGGCAAGGCAGTTCACGGCGCAGAAATTTATTATGTATTTAACACACTGCCTTTGCTCAGGCTGTACGGGGTGACGATAACCCCTGCCATGGAAGCCGTGGCTGAGATTATGCAGCATGCCTGGACCTCATTTGCACACCGCGGAGAGCCTTCTGTGCCTGGACTGGACTGGCCGCAGTATGAGTGCGGGACACGCGCAACTCTGATCATTGACGAAGAGACAAGAATCGTGCCTGACCCGGATCAGGAGAAGCGCAGCCGGCTGCTGTCAGCAGCGGCGGATTAG
- a CDS encoding AI-2E family transporter yields MERLQVWPEKFKKFFLNNKFVVTLLIVLLVGLTIMVFAKIPFIFKPVSVLLHTVAAPLLLSGIAYYLLNPLVDRMEKRSRIKRAYGIVILYLLIAGIVTLILLTVIPMIRTQLMGLIDNFPKYSEQIQEEFMNLTGSQLFERVQENIGTDFTDITSRVTEWGTTFLNNAVNGVGNFVGAVTEIVLALVTTPFILFYLLRDGKRLPDYLMRFIPTALQPQTRLVMSEMNSQVASYIRGQIIVSCCIGALLYIGYLIIGLEYSLVLAIVAACTAVVPYLGPAIAITPALIVALVTSPFMLVKMIIVWTVVQLVEGKFISPQIMGKSLRIHPITIIFVIIFAGKMFGVLGIILAVPGYALLKVVVTHLFQWFRFRSGLYEVIEENKE; encoded by the coding sequence ATGGAGAGGCTGCAGGTATGGCCGGAGAAATTTAAGAAGTTTTTTTTGAACAACAAATTTGTGGTGACGTTACTTATTGTATTACTGGTGGGACTAACCATTATGGTGTTCGCCAAGATACCGTTTATTTTCAAACCGGTGTCTGTTCTGCTGCACACGGTCGCTGCACCGCTGCTGCTCTCAGGAATTGCCTACTATCTGCTTAATCCGCTGGTAGACCGCATGGAGAAAAGAAGCCGGATCAAACGTGCCTACGGCATTGTTATCCTGTATCTGCTTATCGCCGGTATTGTTACGCTGATTCTGCTGACGGTTATTCCGATGATCCGGACGCAGCTGATGGGCTTAATTGATAACTTCCCTAAGTACAGCGAGCAGATTCAGGAGGAATTCATGAACCTGACCGGCAGCCAGCTGTTTGAACGGGTCCAGGAGAACATCGGCACAGATTTCACTGACATTACAAGCAGGGTGACGGAGTGGGGGACTACTTTTCTGAACAATGCAGTGAATGGTGTGGGGAATTTCGTCGGCGCAGTCACAGAGATTGTTCTGGCACTAGTCACAACACCGTTCATCCTGTTCTATCTGCTGCGGGACGGCAAAAGGCTTCCTGATTATCTGATGAGATTCATTCCGACCGCCCTCCAGCCGCAGACCCGTTTGGTGATGTCCGAAATGAACAGCCAGGTTGCATCCTACATACGCGGCCAGATTATCGTCAGCTGCTGCATCGGTGCGCTGCTCTATATTGGTTACCTCATTATCGGCCTGGAATACTCCCTCGTGCTGGCTATAGTTGCTGCCTGTACGGCGGTTGTCCCGTATCTGGGACCGGCCATTGCGATTACACCGGCACTTATCGTCGCACTCGTAACCTCGCCGTTTATGCTCGTGAAGATGATTATAGTCTGGACTGTGGTCCAGCTGGTGGAAGGCAAATTCATTTCACCGCAAATTATGGGCAAGTCGCTGAGAATTCATCCGATTACGATTATTTTTGTCATTATATTTGCCGGCAAAATGTTCGGTGTACTGGGTATTATCCTCGCTGTTCCGGGATATGCGCTGCTCAAGGTGGTTGTTACCCACTTGTTCCAGTGGTTCCGGTTCCGCTCCGGATTATATGAAGTGATTGAAGAAAACAAGGAATAA
- a CDS encoding GNAT family N-acetyltransferase: MFINFGVKDSILDSDEFRLEETRYNLIHRITGYDGVLNLKSADGRLILTQSPGFNPWLWISGKLVQSIRMDRAREAAEYLKEKDFPGVSAEAEVAEAFAKAYCKARGKLYHTYMILEAYYCPQVVQPQGVPGQPLTAGAEHIGLIAEFMARFVEDAFGRKEEREHFLPHAEEAVRSGIIHLWTIDGVPVSMAAVAHRSKRQARINDVYTPEKYRKHGYASALVAALCEGLLHEGLTPVLYADGSNPDSNKVYRSIGFTGAGTIAELKFE, encoded by the coding sequence ATGTTCATAAATTTCGGTGTGAAGGACAGCATCCTGGACAGTGATGAATTCCGCCTTGAAGAGACCCGCTATAATCTCATTCACCGCATTACCGGGTACGATGGAGTGCTGAATCTTAAATCCGCTGATGGCCGGCTGATTCTGACCCAGTCTCCGGGCTTCAACCCCTGGCTATGGATTTCAGGCAAGCTGGTTCAGAGTATCCGGATGGATCGGGCAAGGGAGGCGGCAGAGTATCTGAAGGAGAAGGATTTTCCGGGAGTGTCTGCCGAAGCAGAGGTTGCAGAGGCTTTTGCAAAAGCCTACTGTAAGGCAAGAGGAAAGCTGTACCATACATATATGATCCTTGAAGCGTATTATTGTCCGCAGGTGGTACAGCCGCAAGGTGTGCCCGGACAGCCGCTGACGGCGGGAGCAGAACATATTGGGCTGATCGCGGAGTTTATGGCCCGGTTTGTGGAAGATGCGTTCGGCAGGAAGGAGGAGCGGGAGCATTTTCTTCCGCATGCTGAAGAGGCTGTACGGTCAGGCATTATTCATCTGTGGACTATTGATGGCGTTCCGGTATCCATGGCGGCGGTTGCCCACCGCTCGAAACGGCAGGCAAGAATTAATGATGTGTACACTCCGGAGAAGTACCGCAAACACGGGTATGCAAGCGCATTGGTGGCTGCACTCTGCGAAGGGCTGCTTCACGAGGGGCTAACCCCGGTGTTATACGCTGACGGCAGCAACCCCGACTCCAACAAGGTGTACCGCTCAATCGGCTTTACAGGGGCGGGAACAATTGCCGAGCTCAAGTTTGAATGA
- a CDS encoding (2Fe-2S) ferredoxin domain-containing protein, with protein MTTWNLQGTTSHLLICNGSSCKKRKGEEVAEAIEDEIEKQGAGASIHTTVTRCNGRCSDACVIIAYPEGVWYRDMTPKTGKALVRKLVQGQQLEDNVLYTYNNGLTAAGEKGTKGKKKK; from the coding sequence ATGACGACCTGGAATTTGCAGGGGACAACAAGCCATTTGCTGATCTGTAACGGCAGCAGCTGCAAAAAACGCAAGGGCGAGGAAGTGGCTGAAGCGATAGAAGATGAGATTGAAAAGCAGGGGGCAGGAGCAAGCATCCATACCACAGTTACCCGCTGTAACGGGAGATGCTCGGATGCTTGCGTCATCATCGCTTACCCGGAAGGGGTCTGGTACAGGGACATGACGCCAAAAACGGGCAAAGCACTGGTCCGGAAGCTGGTGCAGGGACAGCAGCTGGAGGATAATGTGCTGTACACCTACAATAACGGACTGACCGCCGCCGGGGAAAAGGGGACCAAGGGCAAGAAGAAAAAGTAA
- a CDS encoding GerAB/ArcD/ProY family transporter, with the protein MRKEVIGPTQLFAMMILFELGTAVVVPIGLESGHAVWLSILLALPGAVVLYLIYADLYHQFPELTISGYTQKILGKRIGWPLSLLYLPILMYNGSRNLREAGDLLLSASYDRTPVFIINSIMAFAVIYILYLGIEVFARTAEIYFLIIVGLGLICCFVVIAAGLVELENLFPVHPGEWLEAVDSAYPNILVFPFGELVCFTAILPHFNSRRKARKVGILAVVLSAFLLSFTHAVEMSVLGTDIYSRATFPMFTTITLVNVANFIQRLDALVILTLIIGVFFKMSIYCYAAASITADLFKIKDIRRLVAPVGVVVLFSSFASAENYPVHMNEGVIFLEKILPFLCIVIPVLLFIVHRVRRKFNWYA; encoded by the coding sequence ATGAGAAAAGAGGTTATCGGTCCCACCCAGTTGTTTGCGATGATGATTCTGTTCGAACTGGGGACTGCAGTTGTCGTTCCTATAGGCCTGGAGAGCGGACATGCCGTCTGGCTCTCTATTCTTTTGGCCCTGCCGGGAGCGGTTGTGCTGTACCTGATTTATGCCGATTTGTATCATCAGTTTCCTGAGCTGACTATAAGCGGGTATACGCAAAAAATATTAGGCAAAAGGATCGGCTGGCCCCTGAGCCTGCTGTATCTGCCCATTCTGATGTATAACGGTTCGCGGAATCTGCGGGAAGCAGGCGATTTGTTGCTCTCCGCCTCCTATGACAGAACGCCTGTGTTTATTATCAATTCCATTATGGCCTTTGCTGTTATTTATATTCTGTACCTGGGCATTGAGGTCTTTGCGAGAACGGCGGAGATCTATTTTCTGATTATCGTCGGGCTGGGGCTGATCTGCTGTTTTGTGGTCATTGCTGCCGGTCTGGTCGAATTGGAGAATCTTTTTCCGGTTCACCCTGGGGAATGGCTGGAGGCAGTGGACTCGGCATATCCCAATATTCTGGTCTTCCCTTTCGGGGAGCTTGTCTGTTTTACAGCGATACTGCCCCATTTTAACAGCAGACGCAAAGCCAGGAAGGTCGGAATTCTCGCTGTGGTCTTAAGCGCATTTCTGCTCAGCTTTACCCATGCGGTCGAGATGTCCGTGCTGGGTACGGATATATACAGCAGAGCTACATTTCCGATGTTCACAACGATTACGCTGGTCAATGTGGCTAATTTTATCCAGCGGCTGGATGCTCTGGTGATTCTTACTCTGATTATCGGCGTTTTCTTTAAAATGTCGATTTATTGCTATGCTGCGGCAAGTATAACGGCGGACCTGTTCAAGATAAAGGACATACGCAGGCTGGTGGCGCCGGTGGGGGTTGTGGTTTTGTTCAGCTCTTTTGCCAGTGCGGAGAATTATCCGGTCCATATGAACGAAGGGGTTATTTTTCTGGAAAAGATTCTGCCGTTCCTTTGTATAGTCATTCCGGTTTTATTATTCATTGTGCACCGGGTGCGGCGTAAATTTAATTGGTATGCGTAG
- a CDS encoding Ger(x)C family spore germination protein — protein MKIRFPGLVLFLLSMSLVLTSCYNSRELNELSIVSGIGLDRVPDSDDYKVTFQVVNPSATSTSTGAGSGLPAITVISATDATIFGALRKASKRATRQLFFAHTQLLVVGEPLVRHGVYGLFDIFERSHELRLNTEVVIARDTEAASILKVLTPVESLPSQGIVKKTQNTARVWGENRSTKVFDLIKAITGEGDLTINGIRIIGEPAEGMKKSGLEQSELKAATVMSGLGVLKEGKLIDWLEGPEARGTQWVLNRIKETNINISSPDKKNDVAVNIFFSKTKSRVEIRDGNPVFHVHIREEGIIYETGGFVDLSRKAELQKLEDELEEQTKAEIKLAVQNAQKLKADIFNFGNELKRTHPEYWRKAEGKWDELFARGELVLHVEAYIRSTGMRLKPYIPAKE, from the coding sequence ATGAAGATTAGATTTCCGGGACTTGTACTATTTTTATTAAGCATGTCTCTGGTACTGACCAGCTGCTATAACAGCCGGGAATTAAATGAGCTGTCGATTGTGAGCGGCATAGGCCTGGACAGGGTGCCGGATTCGGATGATTACAAGGTCACATTCCAGGTTGTCAATCCGTCGGCAACATCCACAAGTACAGGGGCCGGGAGCGGTTTGCCGGCGATTACCGTCATTTCGGCAACAGACGCGACGATCTTCGGAGCCCTGCGTAAAGCTTCCAAGCGGGCGACGCGGCAGCTGTTTTTTGCCCATACCCAGCTCCTTGTGGTAGGAGAACCGCTGGTCAGGCACGGGGTCTACGGCTTGTTTGACATTTTTGAACGGTCGCATGAGCTGCGGCTGAACACTGAAGTTGTCATCGCCAGAGACACAGAAGCGGCTTCGATACTAAAAGTATTGACACCTGTAGAGAGCCTGCCTTCACAGGGCATTGTCAAGAAGACGCAAAATACGGCCAGAGTGTGGGGGGAGAACCGGAGCACGAAAGTGTTCGACCTTATCAAAGCGATTACTGGAGAAGGCGACCTGACGATCAATGGCATACGGATTATTGGAGAACCTGCAGAAGGCATGAAGAAATCCGGTCTGGAGCAGTCCGAGCTGAAGGCGGCTACAGTCATGAGCGGGCTGGGGGTACTTAAGGAAGGGAAACTGATTGACTGGCTGGAAGGGCCGGAGGCGAGAGGGACCCAATGGGTGCTGAACAGAATTAAAGAAACGAATATTAATATCAGCTCGCCGGACAAAAAAAATGATGTTGCCGTCAATATCTTTTTCTCCAAAACCAAAAGCCGGGTTGAGATCAGGGACGGGAATCCGGTGTTTCATGTTCATATCCGTGAAGAGGGGATTATCTATGAAACCGGGGGGTTCGTAGATTTGAGCCGGAAAGCGGAGCTGCAAAAGCTGGAGGACGAGCTGGAAGAACAGACCAAAGCTGAAATAAAGCTGGCTGTACAAAACGCACAGAAGCTGAAGGCAGATATTTTTAATTTTGGAAATGAGCTGAAGCGGACCCATCCGGAGTACTGGCGAAAGGCAGAGGGGAAATGGGATGAGCTGTTTGCGCGGGGCGAGCTGGTTCTTCACGTTGAAGCCTACATCCGCAGTACGGGAATGCGGTTAAAGCCGTATATTCCTGCCAAAGAATAA
- a CDS encoding spore germination protein — MPSRTTQSTPAGKTRNAAEGPPLSISLGSNLEEVRSRLGNSPDLVIRMYESVDDVHQVAAVYFNAITDLERVEEYITHGLSFGPLKDSKGPALTTTEMFRFVQEKALSTGKLKTVQDLNSLLEGLLSGDTMILFNGLQEAISASTSGGETRAVSEAATQVAIRGSKESFTESLGTNIALVRRRVKTPDLWVETMTIGNVTKTDVSIMHIHGLAEEETLQTFRKKLQAIDVDSILESGYIEQLIEDKRNSPFPTVYNTERPDSVAGNLLEGRIALFVDGTPFVLIVPSTFFMFFHTVEDYYQRYDISTLIRILRFICLLISLFGPAIFVAALNFHQEMIPTPLLINLAAQREGVPFPAFVEALMMEFTFEIIREAGIRMPSPIGQTVSIIGGLVLGQAAVQAGIVSPAMVIVVSLTGISSFATPAFNMALSIRVLRFVIMFVAAFMGLYGIAIIGIMLVAHICSLRSLGVPYLAPLAPFVPGDQKDLILRTPLHFMKTRKRQISGKHPHNRQDSRKRQEQKHED, encoded by the coding sequence ATGCCTAGCCGGACAACACAATCGACACCAGCCGGGAAGACGCGGAATGCTGCTGAAGGTCCTCCGCTCAGTATAAGTCTGGGCAGCAATCTGGAAGAGGTCCGTTCCAGGCTCGGCAACAGCCCTGATCTTGTCATCCGGATGTATGAATCTGTAGATGATGTGCATCAAGTGGCTGCGGTATACTTCAATGCCATCACGGATCTGGAACGGGTGGAGGAATATATTACGCATGGACTGTCCTTCGGACCGTTAAAAGACAGCAAGGGCCCGGCATTAACTACGACAGAGATGTTCCGGTTTGTGCAGGAAAAGGCGCTCAGCACCGGCAAATTGAAGACGGTGCAGGACTTGAACAGCCTGCTGGAAGGTCTGTTGTCAGGAGATACAATGATCCTGTTTAACGGACTGCAGGAGGCCATCAGCGCCAGCACCAGCGGAGGTGAGACCAGGGCAGTATCGGAAGCGGCTACCCAGGTGGCCATCCGCGGCTCCAAGGAGAGCTTTACCGAATCCCTGGGAACCAATATTGCCCTGGTGCGCCGCAGAGTCAAGACTCCGGATTTATGGGTAGAGACCATGACCATCGGCAATGTAACCAAAACGGATGTGTCGATCATGCATATCCACGGCTTAGCCGAGGAAGAGACCCTTCAGACCTTCCGGAAAAAGCTTCAGGCCATCGACGTGGATTCCATCCTGGAATCGGGCTATATTGAGCAGTTAATTGAAGACAAACGGAACTCCCCGTTTCCGACAGTCTACAATACCGAGCGGCCGGACAGCGTTGCCGGCAATTTGCTGGAAGGGCGGATTGCCCTGTTCGTGGACGGTACACCGTTTGTCCTAATTGTTCCCTCTACCTTCTTCATGTTTTTTCATACCGTTGAGGATTATTATCAGAGATACGACATCTCGACGCTGATCCGGATTTTAAGATTTATCTGTCTGCTCATATCCTTGTTCGGGCCGGCGATTTTTGTTGCCGCACTGAATTTTCACCAGGAGATGATTCCTACTCCGCTGCTGATTAACCTGGCAGCACAGCGTGAAGGCGTCCCATTTCCGGCATTCGTCGAGGCGCTGATGATGGAATTCACCTTTGAAATCATCCGGGAAGCGGGGATCCGCATGCCCTCCCCGATCGGCCAGACCGTATCGATTATCGGAGGCCTGGTGCTGGGTCAAGCAGCCGTGCAGGCCGGAATTGTCTCGCCGGCGATGGTCATTGTCGTTTCATTAACGGGAATCTCCAGCTTTGCGACACCGGCATTCAATATGGCTTTATCCATCAGGGTGCTGCGTTTTGTCATTATGTTTGTCGCAGCTTTTATGGGGCTGTACGGGATAGCTATCATCGGCATTATGCTGGTTGCCCATATATGCAGCCTGCGTTCACTCGGCGTCCCCTATCTGGCTCCGCTGGCTCCGTTTGTGCCTGGTGATCAAAAGGATCTTATCCTGCGGACCCCGCTGCATTTCATGAAAACACGGAAACGGCAAATCAGCGGTAAACATCCCCATAACCGGCAGGACAGCCGGAAACGTCAGGAGCAGAAACATGAAGATTAG
- a CDS encoding NAD(P)/FAD-dependent oxidoreductase has protein sequence MDNELELYDVTIIGGGPAGMYTAFYSGMRDLKTKLIEAKEELGGRMLIYPEKMIWDVGGVTPTLCGKLIEQLEQQARTFEPTIILGQQIIAQARQDDGTYILTAATGEQHWTRTVILAIGYGILQMAKLEIEGADRYEVTNLHYTVQELEPFRGKKVLISGGGDSAVDWANELEGIAESVMIVHRREQFGGHEKNVARMKASSVEVRVPYTVSQLHSSNGEMIDQVTISHIESGVTEQIAVDAVIVNHGLKSDFGPLRDWGLDMGDWCANVSERLETNLPGVFAAGDFVDYSSKVRLIAGTFTDAVLALNSAKLYMDPDAPKAAYVSSHNDRFKEKNKALGVIDDH, from the coding sequence ATGGACAACGAACTGGAATTATATGATGTGACGATTATCGGCGGAGGACCCGCCGGAATGTATACGGCCTTTTACAGCGGAATGAGGGATTTGAAGACCAAGCTGATTGAAGCGAAGGAAGAGCTGGGGGGCAGAATGCTGATTTACCCTGAGAAAATGATCTGGGACGTAGGCGGCGTAACACCAACGCTCTGCGGCAAGCTGATTGAACAGCTGGAGCAGCAGGCACGTACCTTTGAGCCTACCATTATACTGGGTCAGCAGATTATTGCCCAGGCACGCCAGGATGACGGCACTTACATTCTGACTGCGGCCACAGGTGAACAGCACTGGACCCGGACAGTCATTCTGGCAATCGGCTACGGCATCCTGCAGATGGCGAAGCTGGAGATTGAAGGCGCTGACCGTTATGAGGTCACCAATCTGCATTACACCGTTCAGGAGCTGGAGCCGTTCCGCGGCAAGAAGGTGCTGATCTCCGGCGGGGGCGACTCCGCGGTCGACTGGGCCAATGAGCTGGAGGGAATTGCCGAGAGCGTAATGATTGTGCACCGCAGAGAGCAGTTCGGCGGTCATGAGAAGAATGTTGCGCGTATGAAGGCTTCCTCAGTGGAGGTTAGAGTACCTTACACAGTCAGCCAGCTGCACAGCAGCAATGGTGAAATGATTGACCAGGTAACGATCAGTCATATTGAATCCGGCGTAACTGAACAGATTGCCGTAGACGCAGTCATTGTGAATCATGGGCTTAAGAGCGATTTCGGGCCGCTGCGGGATTGGGGGCTCGATATGGGCGACTGGTGCGCGAATGTCAGCGAAAGACTGGAAACCAATCTGCCGGGTGTATTTGCGGCAGGAGATTTCGTAGATTACAGCAGTAAGGTCCGCCTTATTGCCGGCACCTTTACGGATGCTGTTCTGGCGCTGAACAGTGCCAAGCTGTACATGGACCCGGATGCGCCCAAGGCTGCTTACGTCTCCTCACATAACGACCGGTTCAAAGAGAAGAATAAAGCGCTCGGCGTGATAGACGATCACTAA
- a CDS encoding iron ABC transporter permease, protein MQRQAVLSYESSRQKRGITVMVILGVMIVIAFIISVNTGYIRLTPLELLNTMFGRGTDKQELILFDFRLPRIVISVLIGAGLAVSGAVMQGVFRNDLADPGILGINAGAGLMVMLVVSFYEATSAAPVFLLPLAAFAGAGLTAALIYVLAYKRYQGISPVRLLLTGVAVAAGISAAMIVLTLRLDPDKYQFVATWLAGSIWGTSWKFVLSLLPWIVVLLPYVIYKARVMNVLNLGQQTATGLGADVGREQFKLLAAAVGLAAASVAVSGGIGFVGLVGPHLARRLVGPKHQLMLPVSALLGSLLVIVADTIGRWILQPSEIPTGIVVAVIGAPYFLYLLARTKS, encoded by the coding sequence ATGCAGAGACAGGCCGTATTATCTTATGAATCTTCGAGACAGAAACGCGGAATCACCGTGATGGTTATTTTAGGCGTAATGATTGTCATTGCCTTTATTATCAGTGTGAATACAGGATACATACGTTTAACCCCGCTGGAGCTGCTGAATACGATGTTCGGCAGGGGGACGGACAAGCAGGAATTGATCCTCTTTGACTTCCGGCTGCCGCGCATTGTTATTTCAGTGCTGATCGGTGCAGGACTGGCCGTATCCGGTGCGGTGATGCAGGGTGTTTTCCGCAATGACCTGGCGGACCCGGGAATACTCGGCATTAATGCGGGAGCCGGCCTGATGGTGATGCTGGTGGTTTCCTTTTATGAGGCCACTTCGGCAGCACCGGTGTTTTTGCTGCCGCTGGCCGCCTTTGCGGGAGCGGGGCTTACCGCAGCGCTGATTTACGTGCTTGCTTACAAGCGGTATCAGGGGATATCGCCGGTCCGGCTGCTTTTGACCGGCGTTGCTGTTGCCGCAGGAATCAGCGCTGCAATGATTGTGCTGACACTCCGCCTGGACCCTGACAAATACCAGTTCGTGGCTACCTGGCTGGCAGGCAGTATATGGGGGACCAGCTGGAAGTTTGTGCTGTCCCTGCTGCCCTGGATAGTAGTCCTGCTGCCTTATGTCATCTATAAGGCAAGAGTGATGAATGTGCTTAATCTGGGCCAGCAGACTGCGACCGGTCTCGGTGCAGATGTGGGCAGAGAGCAGTTCAAGCTGCTTGCCGCAGCCGTGGGACTGGCGGCAGCAAGCGTTGCGGTCAGCGGCGGGATCGGCTTTGTCGGTCTGGTAGGCCCGCATCTCGCCCGGAGGCTTGTGGGACCTAAGCATCAGCTGATGCTGCCGGTATCGGCGCTGCTGGGGTCCCTGCTTGTCATCGTAGCCGATACGATCGGCCGCTGGATTCTGCAGCCTTCAGAGATTCCTACCGGTATTGTTGTAGCTGTCATCGGCGCACCGTATTTTCTCTACTTATTGGCCCGTACTAAATCCTAA